In Solanum pennellii chromosome 7, SPENNV200, the following are encoded in one genomic region:
- the LOC107024737 gene encoding uncharacterized protein LOC107024737, with protein MGSISLLVMHSGRWNNENCYVDYSTEAIVLKEHATFRELTDLVSKQICVDLSFNIVKLKYKIEGSTAPLEIHNDMGVRVYVSLKKDNKELSKYHICVSVFVNDCQLANRNMFEDGFEMCGPDGIDIVDTESLVLSVPNNSDNMNCDIITNVKHKVVLEDQVYKDKGTLKAVMTQYAIDHRFQWKTDRSSQTCYTLVCVSNNCGWVLKSSSINKSGMFRIRKFVDDHTCPLKDKVYEQRQATSNLIGGMIQPKLVDHKRKLTPKDIQQDVSLALGVNVSYSVAWKAKEKVVISLRGTPSGSYGKLSSYLYVLDATYPGSHIRMKKTDENQFLYLFISLFPFIKGFECCNPIVVVDGSHLRGTYNGVFVSARNVDGAGNILPLAYGIIDSENDASWTWFFEQFREAHGVKYNMCVVSDRNESIIKAVSRVFDGVPHYACIWHLWKM; from the exons ATGGGAAGCATTAGTTTATTGGTCATGCATTCTGGGAGGTGGAACAATGAAAATTGCTATGTTGATTACAGTACGGAAGCAATTGTGCTAAAAGAGCATGCGACATTTAGAGAACTAACGGATCTTGTTTCAAAGCAAATTTGTGTTGACTTGAGCTTCAACATTGTGAAACTTAAATATAAGATAGAGGGTAGTACTGCACCTCTGGAAATACACAACGACATGGGCGTGAGAGTGTATGTGTCGTTGAAAAAAGATAACAAAGAATTGTCAAAGTATCATATATGTGTATCCGTATTTGTGAATGACTGTCAATTAGCTAATAGAAATATGTTTGAAGATGGATTCGAAATGTGTGGGCCTGATGGAATAGATATAGTTGATACAGAATCATTAGTGCTTAGTGTGCCGAACAATAGCGATAACATGAATTGCGACATTATTACAAACGTCAAACATAAGGTAGTGTTGGAAGATCAAGTTTATAAGGACAAGGGAACTTTAAAGGCTGTGATGACGCAATACGCTATTGATCATAGATTCCAATGGAAAACAGACAGATCGAGTCAAACATG TTATACACTTGTTTGTGTCTCTAATAATTGTGGGTGGGTGTTGAAGTCGTCAAGTATCAATAAATCTGGAATGTTCAGAATAAGAAAATTCGTAGATGATCACACGTGTCCATTGAAAGATAAGGTTTATGAACAACGCCAAGCAACAAGCAATCTTATTGGAGGTATGATACAACCCAAGTTAGTTGATCATAAAAGGAAGTTGACGCCAAAGGATATACAACAAGATGTCAGCTTAGCTCTTGGAGTAAATGTATCATACTCAGTGGCGTGGAAGGCTAAAGAAAAGGTTGTAATTTCTTTAAGGGGTACCCCATCTGGTTCTTATGGTAAACTTTCAAGCTACTTATACGTATTGGACGCTACCTACCCTGGATCTCATATAAGGATGAAGAAAACCGatgaaaatcaatttctttatctttttatttctctcttCCCGTTCATAAAAGGTTTTGAGTGTTGTAATCCAATTGTCGTAGTTGATGGCAGCCACCTCAGGGGGACTTACAATGGAGTATTTGTTTCTGCAAGAAATGTTGATGGAGCAG GAAATATATTGCCGCTAGCATATGGAATTATTGATTCAGAAAATGATGCATCCTGGACTTGGTTTTTTGAACAGTTTAGAGAAGCGCATGGCGTTAAATATAACATGTGCGTTGTGTCTGATCGAAACGAAAGTATTATAAAGGCAGTTTCGAGGGTATTTGATGGAGTTCCTCATTATGCCTGTATTTGGCATTTGTGGAAAATGTGA